A window of the Deltaproteobacteria bacterium genome harbors these coding sequences:
- a CDS encoding MBL fold metallo-hydrolase codes for VAGRVIAYSGDTEWTPALVEAARGADLFVCEAYFFDRKVKGHLDYATFRSRRGDFSCGCVVLTHMSGDMLARSHETADIPAADGLLVSL; via the coding sequence GTGGCGGGGCGCGTGATCGCCTATTCGGGAGACACCGAATGGACACCGGCTCTCGTCGAGGCGGCGCGCGGCGCGGACCTTTTCGTATGCGAAGCGTACTTCTTCGACCGGAAGGTGAAGGGGCATCTCGACTATGCGACCTTCCGTTCCCGTCGCGGCGACTTCTCCTGCGGGTGCGTCGTGCTCACCCACATGAGCGGGGACATGCTGGCAAGATCCCATGAGACCGCGGACATCCCGGCGGCCGACGGCCTGCTGGTTTCTCTATAA